A single window of Granulicella mallensis MP5ACTX8 DNA harbors:
- a CDS encoding class IV adenylate cyclase: MHGAEIELKFPVTDERRFRSSASELGFRLETERTFESNTLYDTPERTLRAGKQLLRLRQYGTRNTVTHKRQSTNGDAGARYKTRIETESVVEDAEALAEIFNQLGYASVFRYEKYRTEWVAEGGGHLVLDETPIGVWAELEGEPAWIDAVLQQLGIDPETCSTLSYGALFNAWKEATGSPAENLTFAEAGALVTHG, translated from the coding sequence ATGCACGGTGCGGAGATCGAACTGAAGTTTCCTGTGACGGATGAACGGAGGTTCCGGTCATCCGCAAGTGAGCTTGGTTTTCGGCTCGAAACGGAACGAACCTTCGAGAGCAACACTCTCTATGACACCCCGGAACGCACGTTGCGTGCCGGCAAACAACTCTTGCGATTGCGGCAATACGGCACTCGCAATACGGTGACCCACAAACGGCAATCGACCAATGGGGACGCGGGTGCGCGCTATAAGACGCGGATCGAGACCGAGAGTGTCGTAGAAGATGCCGAGGCGCTTGCAGAGATCTTCAACCAGTTGGGTTACGCTTCGGTATTCCGTTATGAGAAGTACCGAACCGAGTGGGTAGCGGAAGGCGGCGGACACCTTGTGCTTGACGAAACCCCTATCGGCGTGTGGGCCGAACTGGAGGGCGAGCCGGCCTGGATTGATGCTGTACTGCAGCAACTAGGCATCGATCCCGAGACCTGCTCCACCCTGAGCTATGGGGCACTCTTCAACGCCTGGAAGGAAGCAACGGGCAGTCCTGCTGAAAACCTGACCTTCGCAGAGGCCGGAGCCCTCGTAACTCACGGATAG
- a CDS encoding L-threonylcarbamoyladenylate synthase: protein MTTLHLHAEDPGDVSRAADLLRSGGTVAFATETVYGLGADALSEAAVARIFEAKQRPSWDPLIVHLASATEISSITNVEGELQRRVNLLAETFWPGPLTLLLPRKVVVPDSVTAGRPLVGVRVPSHPAALALLQAAGLPIAAPSANTFGHTSPTTAAHVLADLEGRIDAVLDAGPTSVGLESTVLDPAQTPMVLYRPGAVTAEQIAAATGVPVEIFRVAGMSTAQPKESLPSPGVGIRHYAPRARLILVEGSEEALRQTLREVLSQGGERVGVLLPDGWRLDAVALVEPWAAWEDQAALAAALFAGLRALDDRGATIILCPLPLSGGLKDAIRDRLEKAARQA from the coding sequence ATGACGACGCTCCACCTCCACGCCGAAGACCCAGGGGATGTCTCCCGTGCCGCCGACCTGCTGCGTTCCGGCGGAACGGTGGCCTTTGCCACGGAGACGGTCTACGGCCTGGGCGCCGATGCGCTTTCCGAGGCGGCTGTGGCCAGGATCTTCGAGGCCAAGCAGCGCCCCTCCTGGGATCCACTCATCGTTCATCTTGCCTCTGCGACGGAGATTTCTTCGATTACAAACGTGGAAGGGGAATTGCAGCGCCGTGTCAATCTTCTGGCGGAGACGTTCTGGCCTGGGCCGCTTACGCTTCTGCTGCCGCGTAAAGTTGTTGTGCCGGACTCGGTTACAGCGGGCAGGCCGCTCGTAGGAGTGCGCGTCCCCTCGCATCCAGCGGCACTTGCTTTGCTTCAGGCTGCTGGCTTACCCATCGCCGCCCCCAGTGCCAATACCTTCGGTCATACGAGCCCTACGACGGCTGCCCACGTCCTGGCCGATCTGGAGGGGCGCATCGACGCGGTGCTCGACGCAGGCCCCACGTCCGTTGGGTTGGAATCTACAGTGCTCGATCCGGCACAGACGCCGATGGTGCTGTATCGCCCGGGTGCCGTCACGGCAGAACAGATTGCTGCTGCGACGGGCGTGCCCGTTGAAATCTTTCGCGTGGCTGGAATGTCGACAGCGCAGCCGAAAGAATCCCTGCCTTCTCCGGGCGTCGGTATTCGGCATTATGCCCCGCGGGCACGGTTGATCCTGGTGGAAGGTTCTGAGGAGGCGTTGAGGCAGACGTTGCGGGAGGTGTTGTCTCAAGGGGGAGAACGGGTCGGCGTGCTTCTACCCGATGGCTGGCGGCTCGATGCCGTAGCCCTGGTTGAACCCTGGGCTGCGTGGGAGGATCAGGCTGCTCTGGCTGCTGCGTTGTTTGCCGGTCTGCGGGCGCTCGACGATCGTGGAGCCACGATCATTCTCTGCCCGCTGCCGCTCTCCGGTGGTCTCAAGGACGCGATTCGCGATCGGTTGGAGAAGGCGGCGCGACAGGCGTAG
- a CDS encoding RNA chaperone Hfq codes for MNDLTEIARKAEASAFNGTRKLVRPHLPIGNQRRDSLHSDDPLTHAMSDTHSVPESSHAEVFYFQKQVQQHTEMTVVLEDGEEINGVIEWYDKCVVKLKAGRRRMMIYKSGIKYMYKASEALAGKSVMK; via the coding sequence TTGAACGATTTGACCGAGATCGCACGCAAGGCCGAAGCTAGCGCCTTCAATGGGACACGCAAGCTCGTGCGCCCCCATCTGCCGATTGGCAATCAGCGGCGCGATTCCCTGCACAGCGACGATCCGTTAACCCATGCGATGTCCGATACGCATAGCGTTCCTGAGAGCTCCCACGCCGAAGTCTTCTACTTCCAGAAGCAGGTGCAGCAGCACACCGAGATGACCGTCGTGCTCGAAGATGGCGAGGAGATCAACGGTGTCATTGAGTGGTACGACAAGTGCGTCGTAAAGCTCAAGGCCGGACGGCGGCGGATGATGATCTACAAGAGCGGCATCAAGTACATGTACAAGGCCAGTGAAGCCTTGGCGGGCAAGAGCGTCATGAAGTAG
- a CDS encoding DNA polymerase III subunit, which translates to MAIPSSFAEFLGNPSTVESLRAAIAAGRLPHSMIVAGPRGAGKYTLALMLTMALQCEQQPREIAPDGRPLANFCGVCRNCTRIAESAELEQKVEEAVAAREDMRETDKKDTRVLVQTHPDVLILPPDPPQLLIKLGQVRTLIGRSQRMPSEAPAKVFIITTASFMKEAANSLLKVLEEPPTYAHILILAENLGELLPTIRSRCAIVRLGALPAEEIETLLTRLRPESNKTERALLARLSEGAVGRALGFNLAEYVAARADALIIMRGAVQTGDHSSLFRMTETYRAGAEGQAKTTALLRALASVLEDVLLLQGGSPERIRNTDIREELRRFSESIDFAWLEEAVRGLDAVQSGMRRNLLRSLSLDAFAAELGVAGRL; encoded by the coding sequence ATGGCAATTCCTTCCAGCTTTGCGGAGTTTCTCGGCAACCCCTCGACGGTTGAAAGCCTGCGCGCGGCCATTGCTGCCGGACGTCTGCCGCACTCGATGATCGTGGCCGGTCCGCGTGGAGCGGGCAAGTACACTCTCGCGCTCATGCTGACGATGGCCCTGCAGTGCGAACAGCAACCGCGTGAGATCGCACCCGATGGACGTCCCCTGGCAAACTTCTGCGGCGTCTGCCGCAACTGCACCCGCATCGCCGAAAGCGCGGAGCTGGAACAGAAGGTCGAAGAGGCCGTCGCTGCGCGCGAGGACATGCGCGAGACCGACAAGAAAGACACGCGCGTGCTGGTGCAGACGCATCCTGACGTGCTGATCCTGCCGCCCGATCCACCGCAGTTGCTGATCAAGCTCGGACAGGTGCGGACACTCATCGGCCGCTCCCAGCGCATGCCTTCCGAGGCCCCGGCAAAGGTGTTCATCATCACCACGGCCTCCTTCATGAAAGAGGCGGCCAACTCCCTGCTGAAGGTTTTGGAAGAGCCGCCGACCTATGCGCACATTCTGATTCTTGCGGAGAACCTCGGCGAGCTGCTTCCGACGATCCGATCGCGCTGTGCCATCGTGCGCCTGGGGGCCCTTCCCGCAGAGGAGATCGAGACCCTGCTGACACGGCTCCGGCCGGAGAGCAATAAGACAGAACGTGCCCTGCTGGCGCGGCTGAGCGAAGGGGCTGTCGGACGTGCCCTGGGCTTCAATCTTGCCGAATATGTCGCAGCACGAGCGGATGCGCTGATTATCATGCGCGGAGCGGTGCAGACCGGCGATCACTCCTCCCTGTTCCGGATGACCGAGACCTATCGCGCCGGGGCGGAGGGGCAGGCGAAGACCACGGCCCTGCTGCGGGCGCTGGCAAGCGTGCTGGAGGACGTTCTGCTGCTGCAAGGCGGTTCCCCCGAGCGTATTCGCAATACCGATATTCGAGAAGAACTTCGGAGATTTTCAGAAAGCATTGATTTTGCGTGGCTTGAAGAGGCTGTCCGAGGTCTGGACGCGGTGCAGAGCGGGATGCGGCGTAACCTGCTGCGCAGCCTGAGCCTGGATGCCTTCGCGGCTGAGCTGGGAGTAGCTGGCCGGTTATAG
- a CDS encoding cytochrome P450, whose amino-acid sequence MAENNDYVQAKEEGSWRLPPGLRKALPFYMRRAWVNFGEPIPLFEHLHKTFGPIAHYRFMGTLIVFVNDPAWIQEILINQAGSFVKERTLQRMKILLGEGLITSDDPIHMRQRRIAAPAFHRQRIAGYAEQIAASAATTREGWKKDTEFDIAESMMQLSLRIVARTLFDTEVTPEVLSVADEVDTIMGLYNYLVAFPRLERVLHWPIPGVMKFRRSRARLDVIVERMIASRRALSREDLESRGDLLSELVAARDEAAAEGDPDGMSDKQLRDETLTIFLAGYETVANALSWTWYLLSQNPDVAERMEAEIDQVLGGRPVTMQEYPNLRYTEMVFAEAMRLYPPAWAMGRRSTKAVELGPYKIPPGAHFFFSQYVMHRSAEFWDEPEAFRPERHTPEAKAERPRFVYFPFGGGRRQCIGEGFAWMEGVLSLATIAQKWRLEFVNRYPVVAQAKITLRPKFPMIMIPRERFPQAAPEHPGQVR is encoded by the coding sequence ATGGCTGAAAATAACGATTACGTTCAGGCGAAGGAAGAAGGCAGTTGGCGGCTGCCCCCTGGCCTGCGCAAGGCGCTTCCCTTTTATATGCGGCGCGCCTGGGTCAATTTTGGCGAGCCCATTCCCCTGTTCGAGCACCTGCATAAAACCTTCGGACCGATTGCGCACTACCGGTTCATGGGAACCTTGATCGTCTTTGTGAACGACCCCGCCTGGATTCAGGAGATCTTGATCAACCAGGCAGGCAGCTTCGTCAAAGAGCGGACGCTGCAACGGATGAAGATCCTGCTGGGCGAAGGGCTGATCACCTCCGACGACCCGATCCACATGCGCCAACGGCGCATCGCCGCGCCGGCCTTTCATCGCCAGCGGATCGCGGGCTACGCCGAACAGATTGCCGCCAGTGCGGCCACGACGCGCGAAGGATGGAAGAAAGACACGGAGTTCGATATCGCCGAGTCGATGATGCAGCTCAGCCTGCGCATCGTAGCGCGCACCCTGTTCGATACCGAGGTAACACCGGAGGTCCTGTCTGTGGCCGATGAGGTCGACACAATCATGGGCCTCTACAACTACCTGGTCGCCTTTCCAAGACTGGAGAGGGTGCTGCACTGGCCGATTCCGGGAGTCATGAAGTTTCGCCGCTCGCGCGCACGGTTGGATGTGATTGTGGAGCGCATGATTGCCAGTCGCAGGGCGCTCTCAAGGGAAGATCTGGAGAGCCGGGGCGATCTGCTCTCCGAGCTGGTGGCCGCGCGAGATGAAGCGGCGGCAGAAGGCGATCCCGACGGCATGAGCGACAAGCAGCTCCGCGATGAGACGCTGACGATCTTTCTTGCCGGTTACGAAACCGTTGCCAATGCACTGAGCTGGACCTGGTATCTCCTGAGCCAGAATCCCGATGTCGCCGAGCGTATGGAGGCGGAGATTGACCAGGTGCTTGGAGGCCGGCCCGTCACGATGCAGGAGTATCCCAACCTGCGCTATACGGAGATGGTCTTTGCGGAGGCGATGCGGCTCTATCCTCCAGCCTGGGCAATGGGACGAAGATCGACGAAGGCCGTTGAGCTTGGCCCGTACAAGATTCCTCCGGGAGCACATTTCTTCTTCAGCCAATATGTCATGCATCGTTCCGCCGAGTTCTGGGACGAACCCGAGGCGTTTCGGCCCGAGCGCCACACTCCTGAAGCCAAGGCGGAGCGACCGCGATTCGTGTACTTCCCCTTTGGCGGCGGCCGCCGGCAATGCATCGGAGAAGGCTTTGCGTGGATGGAGGGGGTACTTTCTCTCGCGACCATCGCGCAGAAGTGGCGGCTGGAGTTCGTGAATCGCTATCCCGTCGTGGCCCAGGCAAAGATTACGCTGCGGCCCAAATTTCCGATGATCATGATTCCGCGCGAGCGCTTTCCTCAAGCCGCGCCGGAACACCCCGGCCAGGTGCGATAG
- the tmk gene encoding dTMP kinase: protein MSRGFFITFEGLDGSGKTTQLRRLAAALEAEGLRVVTLRQPGGTALGDRIRSVLLDSRTESELGGIAPTAEMALMFADRAQSLAHVIHPALAEGAVVLCDRYTDSSEAYQGAGRGLGSERIRAMHTAVCDGFQPELTILLLPPLEGSLARARRRNERNVRTRGTDENRFEREGDEFYRRIYDQYVEIARRDSERVVTIAEEASIETIAERIRAIVRERMAQ, encoded by the coding sequence GTGAGCCGAGGTTTTTTCATTACGTTTGAGGGTTTGGATGGGTCAGGCAAGACGACCCAGTTGCGGCGTCTGGCCGCAGCGCTGGAGGCCGAAGGCCTTCGCGTCGTTACACTGCGCCAACCGGGAGGAACGGCCCTGGGAGATCGTATTCGCAGCGTCCTGCTGGACTCCCGCACCGAATCCGAACTGGGCGGCATCGCTCCGACAGCCGAGATGGCGCTAATGTTCGCCGACCGTGCACAGTCGCTGGCACACGTGATTCATCCTGCACTGGCTGAGGGTGCGGTAGTGCTCTGCGACCGCTACACCGACTCCTCCGAGGCTTACCAGGGAGCGGGGCGTGGGCTCGGGAGCGAGCGGATTCGGGCGATGCATACTGCCGTCTGCGACGGCTTCCAGCCAGAGTTGACCATTCTTCTCCTTCCACCGCTGGAAGGCTCCCTGGCCCGCGCCAGACGCCGCAATGAACGCAACGTCCGGACTCGCGGTACGGACGAGAATCGCTTTGAACGCGAAGGCGACGAGTTCTATCGGCGGATCTATGACCAATACGTCGAGATCGCCCGGCGAGACTCCGAGCGTGTCGTAACGATTGCGGAGGAAGCCAGCATCGAGACGATTGCAGAGCGTATCCGCGCCATCGTTCGCGAGCGCATGGCACAGTAA